Proteins co-encoded in one Haladaptatus sp. ZSTT2 genomic window:
- a CDS encoding aldo/keto reductase codes for MRDLPSMGLGTYLNDDHDQCAQTVETALELGYRHVDTAQEYGNEAAVGEGLAAADVAREDVFLASKVETTNLASEDVLSTTEQSLDRLGVDTLDLLYVHWPLGAYDPADTLRAFDELYAEGKIRHVGLSNFTPELLEEALDHLDAPLYAHQVEMNPLWQQAELREIAEREGHHFVAYSPLAQGAVFEIPEIQEIAAEHDVSEAQVSLAWLREKGAKVIPKATSREHIADNFAATDLTLTSEEIAKIDGIERAERTVEFDAAPWNQ; via the coding sequence ATGCGCGACCTTCCGAGCATGGGGCTTGGCACGTACCTGAACGACGACCACGACCAGTGTGCACAGACCGTCGAAACCGCCCTCGAACTGGGCTATCGACACGTTGACACCGCCCAAGAATACGGCAACGAAGCCGCCGTCGGTGAGGGACTTGCGGCCGCCGACGTAGCCCGCGAAGACGTGTTTCTCGCCTCGAAAGTCGAAACGACGAACCTCGCCTCCGAGGACGTGCTCTCGACCACCGAACAGAGCCTCGACCGCCTCGGCGTAGACACTCTCGACCTGCTCTATGTCCACTGGCCACTCGGTGCGTACGACCCAGCAGACACCCTCCGGGCGTTCGACGAACTCTACGCCGAAGGGAAAATTCGACACGTCGGCCTCTCGAATTTCACGCCCGAACTGCTCGAAGAGGCACTCGACCACCTCGACGCCCCGCTCTACGCCCACCAAGTCGAGATGAATCCCCTGTGGCAGCAAGCCGAACTCCGCGAGATTGCAGAACGCGAGGGCCACCATTTCGTCGCCTACTCGCCGCTCGCCCAAGGCGCAGTGTTCGAGATTCCGGAGATTCAGGAAATCGCCGCCGAACACGACGTGAGCGAGGCGCAAGTTTCGCTCGCATGGCTCCGCGAAAAGGGGGCGAAGGTGATTCCGAAAGCGACCAGCCGCGAACACATCGCAGACAACTTCGCCGCGACAGACCTGACGCTCACCTCGGAGGAGATCGCGAAAATAGACGGCATCGAGCGCGCAGAACGCACCGTCGAGTTCGACGCCGCGCCGTGGAATCAGTAG
- the msrB gene encoding peptide-methionine (R)-S-oxide reductase MsrB: MSEKSATHEVPKTDDEWREILSEEEYKVLREQGTEPKYTGEFIDKDDPGTYTCKGCGQKLFISDTKFTSSGWPSFYDAIEGAVEFERDTSHGMVRTEVHCANCGSHLGHIFDDGPNPTGKRYCINSICLNFENED, translated from the coding sequence ATGAGCGAGAAATCAGCCACCCACGAGGTTCCGAAAACAGACGACGAGTGGCGAGAAATTCTCTCAGAGGAGGAGTACAAAGTGCTCCGCGAGCAGGGAACCGAACCGAAGTACACGGGTGAGTTCATCGACAAGGACGACCCCGGAACCTACACCTGCAAAGGCTGTGGCCAGAAGCTGTTCATCTCCGATACGAAGTTCACTTCCTCGGGCTGGCCGAGTTTCTACGACGCCATCGAGGGCGCAGTCGAGTTCGAACGCGACACAAGCCACGGAATGGTTCGCACCGAGGTTCACTGTGCGAACTGCGGCAGCCACCTCGGGCACATCTTCGATGACGGGCCGAATCCGACGGGCAAGCGCTACTGCATTAACTCGATTTGCCTCAACTTCGAAAACGAAGACTGA